One genomic window of Nicotiana sylvestris chromosome 10, ASM39365v2, whole genome shotgun sequence includes the following:
- the LOC104215880 gene encoding cytochrome c1-2, heme protein, mitochondrial-like has protein sequence MSLGKKIGIGLAGFGRINRFITRAARHRDETKLSNASDVLKTSTTKHDSDGFGSAGLKSFRALAVIGAGVSGLLSFTSVAYSDEAEHGLECPSYPWPHEGILSSYDHASIRRGHQVYQQVCASCHSMSLISYRDLVGVAYTEEETKAMAAEIEVVDGPNDEGEMFTRPGKLSDRFPQPYANEAAARFANGGAYPPDLSLITKARHNGQNYVFALLTGYRDPPAGVSIREGLHYNPYFPGGAIAMPKMLNDGAVEYEDGTPATEAQMGKDVVSFLSWAAEPEMEERKLMGFKWIFVLSLALLQAAYYRRLRWSVLKSRKLVLDVVN, from the exons ATGA GTTTGGGAAAGAAGATCGGGATAGGGCTCGCAG GATTCGGAAGAATTAATCGTTTTATTACGAGAGCAGCTCGCCACAGAGACGAAACCAAGCTTTCGAATGCCAGTGATGTGCTTAAGACCTCAACTACTaag CATGACTCGGATGGGTTTGGATCTGCTGGCTTAAAGTCTTTCAGAGCATTAGCAGTCATTGGTGCTGGAGTCTCTGGGCTCCTTAGCTTCACAAGTGTTGCTTATTCTGATGAAGCAGAACATGGGTTAGAGTGTCCCAGCTATCCTTGGCCTCACGAAGGCATCCTCAGTTCTTATGATCATGCTTC GATACGCCGAGGTCACCAGGTTTACCAGCAAGTGTGTGCGTCGTGCCACTCGATGTCACTAATTTCGTACCGTGATCTTGTCGGTGTGGCATACACTGAAGAAGAAACTAAGGCCATGGCAGCAGAAATTGAGGTGGTTGATGGCCCTAATGACGAGGGTGAGATGTTCACCCGCCCTGGGAAGTTGAGTGATCGTTTTCCACAGCCTTATGCAAATGAAGCAGCTGCAAGGTTTGCTAATGGTGGAGCCTATCCTCCTGATCTAAGTCTTATCACTAAG GCCCGACATAATGGTCAAAACTATGTTTTTGCTCTTCTAACTGGCTATCGGGACCCTCCTGCTGGTGTCTCG ATTAGGGAAGGTCTTCACTATAACCCTTACTTCCCTGGTGGAGCTATAGCAATGCCTAAAATGCTTAATGATGGTGCTGTTGAGTATGAAGATGGTACACCGGCTACTGAGGCACAA ATGGGAAAAGATGTTGTGTCGTTCTTGTCATGGGCTGCTGAGCCAGAAATGGAAGAGAGAAAGCTG ATGGGTTTCAAATGGATATTTGTTTTGTCACTTGCACTTCTCCAAGCAGCTTACTACCGTCGCCTGAGATGGTCTGTCCTGAAATCTCGCAAATTGGTCCTCGATGTTGTCAACTGA